Proteins encoded within one genomic window of Ottowia sp. SB7-C50:
- the gmhB gene encoding D-glycero-beta-D-manno-heptose 1,7-bisphosphate 7-phosphatase, protein MKLVIVDRDGTLCVEREGYIQSPDEWEALPGALDAIARLNHAGYHVVIAANLPGLGRGLFDTATLNAIHARMNKQLAAVGGRVEAIFYCPHTPDDGCTCRKPLPGLFQQIGERYKVDLRQVHAVGDSVRDAQAAAAAGCIPHLVRTGKGAPPVGALPPDYPPGTRVHDDLAAFATAFIADAEAAAQPAGGRAEPDAALPAAP, encoded by the coding sequence ATGAAACTCGTCATCGTCGACCGCGACGGCACACTCTGCGTCGAGCGCGAAGGCTACATCCAGTCGCCCGACGAGTGGGAGGCGCTGCCCGGCGCGCTGGACGCCATTGCCCGGCTCAACCACGCGGGCTACCACGTGGTGATCGCGGCCAACCTGCCGGGGCTGGGGCGCGGGCTGTTCGACACGGCCACGCTCAACGCCATCCACGCGCGAATGAACAAGCAGCTGGCCGCCGTCGGCGGGCGGGTCGAGGCGATCTTCTACTGTCCCCACACGCCCGACGACGGCTGCACCTGCCGCAAGCCGCTGCCCGGCCTGTTCCAGCAGATTGGCGAGCGCTACAAGGTCGATCTGCGCCAGGTGCATGCCGTGGGCGACAGCGTGCGCGACGCGCAGGCCGCGGCCGCCGCCGGCTGCATCCCGCACCTGGTGCGCACCGGCAAGGGTGCGCCACCGGTCGGCGCGCTGCCGCCCGACTACCCGCCCGGCACGCGCGTGCACGACGATCTGGCCGCCTTTGCCACCGCCTTCATCGCCGACGCCGAGGCCGCCGCGCAGCCGGCCGGCGGCCGCGCCGAACCCGACGCGGCGCTGCCAGCCGCGCCTTGA
- a CDS encoding MBL fold metallo-hydrolase: protein MSIAAELERALHYPLADELPPRGGAITLAPGVKWLRMQLPFALDHINLWLLRDRIDGRDGWTVVDTCIDHPQSRADWEAIFAAELDGLPILRVLVTHMHPDHVGLAHWLCERWNAPLWMSATDYQAARYACQVVNSFGGDRLADYFQSHGMTDAGDLDQIRHRKSYYRGLVPAMPPSYARLMNGRSVTIGGQAWRCIAGYGHAPEHMALYCEAAGILISGDMVLPRISTNVSVYEMEPEADALTLFLDSIDRFLPLPADTLVLPSHGKPFTGLHTRIQQLHDHHRDRLAEVMDAARDQPVSACDVLPVLFKRPLDLHQTTFALGEAVAHLHRLWHAGQLKRVRGDDGIWRFMPAR from the coding sequence ATGTCGATTGCCGCCGAACTGGAACGCGCCCTGCACTACCCGCTGGCCGATGAACTGCCGCCGCGCGGTGGCGCGATCACGCTGGCGCCGGGCGTGAAGTGGCTGCGCATGCAGCTGCCGTTTGCGCTGGACCACATCAACCTGTGGCTGCTGCGCGACCGCATCGATGGCCGCGACGGCTGGACGGTGGTGGACACCTGCATCGACCACCCACAGTCGCGCGCCGACTGGGAGGCCATCTTCGCCGCCGAGCTGGACGGCCTGCCCATTCTGCGCGTGCTCGTCACCCACATGCACCCCGACCACGTGGGCCTGGCCCACTGGCTGTGCGAGCGCTGGAACGCCCCGCTGTGGATGAGCGCCACCGACTACCAGGCCGCGCGCTACGCCTGCCAGGTGGTCAACAGCTTTGGCGGCGACCGGCTGGCCGACTACTTTCAAAGCCACGGCATGACGGATGCGGGCGACCTGGACCAGATTCGCCACCGCAAAAGCTATTACCGCGGCCTGGTGCCGGCCATGCCGCCCAGCTATGCGCGGCTGATGAACGGCCGCAGCGTGACGATAGGCGGCCAGGCGTGGCGCTGCATCGCCGGCTACGGCCACGCGCCGGAGCACATGGCGCTGTATTGCGAGGCGGCGGGCATCCTCATCAGCGGCGACATGGTGCTGCCGCGCATCTCGACCAACGTCAGCGTGTACGAGATGGAGCCCGAGGCCGACGCGCTGACGCTGTTCCTCGATTCCATCGACCGCTTTCTGCCGCTGCCGGCCGACACGCTGGTGCTGCCTTCGCACGGCAAGCCCTTCACCGGCCTGCACACGCGCATCCAGCAGTTGCACGACCACCACCGCGACCGCCTGGCCGAGGTGATGGACGCGGCGCGCGACCAACCCGTCAGCGCCTGCGACGTGCTGCCCGTGCTGTTCAAGCGCCCGCTCGACCTGCACCAGACCACCTTTGCGCTGGGCGAGGCGGTGGCGCACCTGCACCGCCTGTGGCATGCCGGACAACTGAAGCGCGTGCGGGGTGACGATGGCATCTGGCGCTTCATGCCGGCGCGTTGA
- a CDS encoding SDR family oxidoreductase gives MNIDQLFSLQGRSALITGGSRGIGRMMAEGFLRAGARVYISARKADACDATARELLAIGPCVSLPADVSTLEGVQQLVAAYQQHEKSLDILVNNAGAAWGAAYDEFPESGWDKVVDLNMKTPFFLTQALTPLLKAAATDHLAKVINIASIDGVSNNPQETYSYQASKAGLIHLTRRMALKLAPERIAVSAIAPGAFASTMNKDARDHADEVAQRIPAGRIGTPEDMAGAAIYLASRAGDYVTGATLVVDGGVTWARG, from the coding sequence ATGAACATCGACCAGCTCTTTTCCCTGCAGGGCCGCAGCGCCCTCATCACCGGCGGCTCGCGCGGCATCGGCCGCATGATGGCCGAGGGCTTTCTGCGCGCCGGCGCGCGCGTCTACATCTCGGCGCGCAAGGCCGACGCCTGCGACGCGACCGCGCGCGAACTGTTGGCCATCGGCCCCTGCGTGTCGCTGCCGGCCGACGTGTCCACGCTGGAAGGCGTGCAGCAACTGGTGGCCGCGTACCAGCAGCATGAGAAGTCGCTCGACATCCTGGTCAACAACGCCGGTGCGGCCTGGGGCGCGGCGTACGACGAGTTCCCCGAAAGCGGCTGGGACAAGGTGGTCGACCTGAACATGAAGACGCCCTTCTTCCTGACGCAGGCGCTGACGCCTCTGCTCAAGGCCGCCGCCACCGACCACCTGGCCAAGGTGATCAACATCGCGTCGATCGACGGTGTGTCGAACAACCCGCAGGAAACCTATTCGTACCAGGCCAGCAAAGCCGGCCTGATTCACCTGACGCGCCGCATGGCGCTCAAGCTGGCGCCCGAACGCATCGCCGTCAGCGCCATCGCGCCCGGCGCCTTTGCCTCGACCATGAACAAGGACGCGCGCGACCACGCCGACGAAGTGGCGCAGCGTATTCCGGCCGGCCGCATCGGCACGCCGGAAGACATGGCCGGCGCCGCCATCTACCTGGCGTCGCGCGCGGGCGACTACGTGACGGGCGCGACGCTGGTGGTGGACGGCGGCGTGACCTGGGCGCGCGGCTGA
- a CDS encoding lysophospholipid acyltransferase family protein translates to MNLIRSVLHLLWMAVTVVPWALAVLIASPFVSSTRLYWMCAGWLRCAVWAGGWILGIRNRVTGMENLPVGEKAPAVLLVKHQSTWETFSMPALMPHPLAYVFKRELLYIPFFGWAMARLDMIHIDRSKRSEAFAKVVSQGRRLLAEGVWIIMFPEGTRIPRGEKGKYRSGGTRLAIECGAPVIPIAVTSAKCWPRKAFVKQPGIVDISIGPAIPSVGRKPDELMREVEAWIEAEMLRLDPEAYPTGEARLSRLKPGED, encoded by the coding sequence ATGAACCTGATTCGCTCGGTGCTGCACTTGCTGTGGATGGCCGTCACCGTCGTACCGTGGGCGCTGGCGGTGCTGATCGCCTCGCCCTTCGTCAGCAGCACGCGGCTGTACTGGATGTGCGCCGGCTGGCTGCGCTGCGCGGTGTGGGCGGGCGGCTGGATCCTGGGCATCCGCAACCGCGTCACCGGCATGGAAAACCTGCCCGTCGGCGAGAAGGCGCCGGCCGTGCTGCTGGTCAAGCACCAGTCCACGTGGGAAACGTTCAGCATGCCCGCGCTCATGCCGCACCCGCTGGCCTACGTCTTCAAGCGCGAGCTGCTCTACATCCCGTTCTTCGGCTGGGCCATGGCGCGGCTCGACATGATCCACATCGACCGCAGCAAGCGCAGCGAGGCCTTCGCCAAGGTCGTCAGCCAGGGCCGGCGCCTGCTGGCCGAGGGCGTGTGGATCATCATGTTCCCCGAAGGCACGCGCATCCCGCGCGGCGAAAAGGGCAAGTACCGCTCGGGCGGCACGCGGCTGGCCATCGAATGCGGCGCGCCGGTGATCCCCATCGCCGTCACCAGCGCCAAATGCTGGCCGCGCAAGGCGTTCGTCAAGCAGCCGGGCATCGTCGACATCTCCATCGGCCCGGCCATTCCCAGCGTGGGCCGCAAGCCGGATGAGCTGATGCGCGAAGTCGAAGCCTGGATCGAGGCCGAGATGCTGCGTCTGGACCCCGAGGCCTACCCCACCGGCGAGGCGCGGCTGTCGCGCCTGAAGCCCGGCGAGGACTGA
- a CDS encoding protein kinase, protein MGLAVGESLDTREIRLTGRGLTQLPPEVFEHADTLELLDVSGNQLDALPDDLQRFQRLRILFASSNRFTALPRVLGACPRLAMVGFKSNAIADVPAEALPPRLRWLILTDNAIDALPAAIGQRPQLQKLMLAGNRLTMLPDSLQDAPALELLRIAANRFDRLPGWLPALPRLAWLAWGGNPATAARESAVLQGSESSAIDAHALDMGERLGEGASGVIHAARWRRGDADETPVALKRFKGQVTSDGWPHSEMAASLAAGRHDGLIPVHGPLRQPPQAAPALVLGRVPPHFTPMAAPPSFDSCTRDVYWPQMRLGAGDVAALAQRVAGAMAQLHARGLVHGDLYAHNLLWDGGRTALLGDFGAASFLPAAQPALHAALRALDLRAFGVLLGEWLARADGAAPDVLARWRDTCLDGSAEAAGGFDAIAHELSKT, encoded by the coding sequence GTGGGACTGGCTGTGGGCGAAAGCCTCGACACGCGCGAAATCCGGCTGACCGGCCGGGGCTTGACGCAACTGCCGCCCGAGGTGTTCGAGCATGCCGACACACTGGAGCTGCTCGACGTCTCGGGCAACCAGCTCGACGCGCTGCCCGACGACCTGCAACGCTTCCAACGCCTGCGCATCCTGTTCGCCTCCAGCAACCGCTTCACCGCACTGCCGCGCGTGCTGGGCGCCTGCCCGCGGCTGGCGATGGTGGGCTTCAAGAGCAACGCGATTGCCGACGTGCCGGCCGAAGCCCTGCCGCCGCGCCTGCGCTGGCTGATCCTGACCGACAACGCCATCGACGCGCTGCCGGCGGCCATCGGTCAGCGGCCGCAGTTGCAGAAGCTGATGCTGGCCGGCAACCGGCTGACCATGCTGCCCGACAGCCTGCAGGACGCGCCCGCGCTGGAGCTGCTGCGCATCGCCGCCAACCGCTTCGACCGGCTGCCCGGCTGGCTGCCCGCCCTGCCGCGCCTGGCCTGGCTGGCCTGGGGAGGCAACCCGGCGACGGCGGCGCGCGAATCGGCGGTGCTGCAGGGCAGCGAAAGCTCTGCCATCGACGCGCACGCCTTGGATATGGGCGAGCGCCTGGGCGAAGGTGCGTCGGGCGTGATCCACGCTGCGCGCTGGCGTCGCGGCGATGCGGACGAAACGCCCGTGGCCCTCAAGCGCTTCAAGGGCCAGGTGACCAGCGACGGCTGGCCGCACAGTGAGATGGCCGCCAGCCTGGCCGCTGGCCGGCACGACGGGCTGATCCCCGTGCACGGCCCGCTGCGCCAGCCGCCCCAGGCCGCGCCCGCGCTGGTGCTGGGCCGCGTGCCACCGCATTTCACGCCCATGGCCGCGCCGCCCAGCTTCGACAGCTGCACGCGCGACGTGTATTGGCCGCAGATGCGGCTGGGCGCGGGCGACGTCGCCGCGCTGGCGCAGCGCGTGGCGGGTGCGATGGCGCAACTGCACGCGCGCGGGCTGGTGCATGGCGACCTGTACGCGCACAACCTGCTGTGGGACGGCGGCCGCACGGCGCTGCTGGGCGATTTTGGCGCGGCCTCGTTCCTGCCCGCGGCGCAGCCCGCGCTGCACGCCGCCTTGCGCGCGCTGGATCTGCGGGCGTTCGGCGTGTTGCTGGGCGAATGGCTGGCGCGCGCCGATGGCGCGGCGCCGGATGTGCTGGCCCGCTGGCGCGACACCTGCCTGGACGGCAGCGCGGAGGCGGCGGGCGGCTTTGACGCCATCGCGCATGAACTATCAAAAACATAG
- a CDS encoding type II toxin-antitoxin system VapC family toxin, whose product MAHIYLDTSVLMALICPEPETECLLGWYRTGAHQPLIVTPWVRTELANAISIKQRSRQLNAQEASVALHTGRRLLLTAYAEPLLTEDFDLAADLCAQADSKLRGPDALHLAAARRLGCTEIATLDGVMQDAARGLGVYPVDFGFKIA is encoded by the coding sequence GTGGCCCACATTTACCTCGATACCAGCGTTTTGATGGCGCTGATTTGCCCAGAGCCGGAAACAGAATGCCTCCTGGGCTGGTATCGCACCGGTGCGCACCAACCACTCATCGTCACACCCTGGGTTCGTACCGAGTTGGCCAACGCCATTTCAATCAAGCAGCGCAGCCGCCAGTTGAACGCGCAGGAAGCCTCGGTGGCGCTGCACACCGGGCGCCGCCTGTTGTTGACTGCCTACGCCGAACCGCTGCTGACCGAAGACTTCGACCTGGCCGCCGATCTGTGCGCGCAGGCCGACAGCAAATTGCGCGGTCCCGATGCCTTGCATCTGGCCGCCGCGCGTCGCCTGGGTTGCACCGAAATCGCCACACTGGATGGGGTGATGCAGGATGCCGCACGCGGCCTGGGCGTTTACCCCGTGGATTTCGGATTCAAGATCGCATGA
- a CDS encoding DUF2855 family protein — MPTTELLVHKNQLATTRVREVPDAPLAPGQVRVRVDRFALTANNITYAAFGDAMHYWDFYPVQGDGADWGTVPVWGFGTVVESGCADVPVDERLYGYWPMASHAVLTPTRVMPAGWTDGAAHRAPLPAVYNQYERTGADPFYRADTEDLQALLRPLFATSWLIDDFMADNDFFGARTLLLSSASSKTAYATAWCLSQRAGIEVIGLTSAANAPFCQSLGSYHRVLTYDALESLDPATPCVYIDFAGNAALRRRVHEHFQALRYSCSVGGAHVTELGGAKDLPGPRATLFFAPAQSKKRSTEWGRAVLAERMVGAWQGFLAAAQSHGWVQPAHAQGPAAAQAAYAQVLGGRMDPRVGQMVSLAGD; from the coding sequence ATGCCCACCACCGAACTGCTCGTCCATAAAAACCAGCTGGCCACCACGCGCGTGCGCGAAGTGCCCGACGCGCCGCTGGCACCCGGCCAGGTGCGCGTGCGCGTCGACCGCTTTGCGCTCACGGCCAACAACATCACCTACGCCGCCTTTGGCGACGCCATGCACTACTGGGACTTCTACCCCGTGCAGGGCGACGGTGCGGACTGGGGCACGGTGCCGGTGTGGGGCTTCGGCACGGTTGTGGAATCGGGCTGTGCCGACGTGCCGGTGGACGAGCGCCTGTACGGCTACTGGCCGATGGCCAGCCACGCCGTGCTCACGCCCACGCGCGTCATGCCCGCCGGCTGGACCGATGGCGCGGCGCACCGCGCACCGCTGCCCGCCGTCTACAACCAGTACGAGCGCACCGGCGCCGACCCGTTCTACCGCGCCGACACCGAAGACCTGCAGGCGCTGCTGCGCCCGCTGTTCGCCACGTCGTGGCTGATCGACGACTTCATGGCCGACAACGACTTTTTTGGCGCGCGCACGCTGCTGCTGTCCAGCGCGTCCAGCAAGACGGCGTATGCCACGGCGTGGTGCCTGTCGCAGCGCGCGGGCATCGAGGTCATCGGCCTCACCTCGGCGGCCAACGCGCCGTTCTGCCAGTCGCTCGGCAGCTACCACCGCGTGCTGACGTATGACGCGCTGGAATCGCTGGACCCCGCCACGCCCTGCGTCTACATCGACTTCGCCGGCAACGCCGCGCTGCGCCGGCGCGTGCATGAGCACTTTCAGGCGTTGCGCTACAGCTGCTCGGTGGGCGGCGCGCACGTCACCGAACTGGGCGGCGCCAAGGACTTGCCCGGCCCGCGCGCCACGCTGTTCTTTGCCCCGGCGCAGAGCAAGAAGCGGTCGACCGAATGGGGCCGCGCCGTGCTGGCCGAGCGCATGGTCGGCGCGTGGCAGGGCTTTCTGGCCGCGGCCCAAAGCCACGGCTGGGTGCAGCCGGCCCATGCCCAAGGCCCGGCCGCCGCGCAGGCCGCCTACGCGCAGGTGCTGGGCGGGCGCATGGACCCGCGCGTGGGGCAGATGGTGAGCCTGGCGGGCGATTGA
- a CDS encoding SprT family zinc-dependent metalloprotease, with amino-acid sequence MAMRQLVLDLFGVAPAAHPSEEKTPPALAEQTQAATQSIANEPAVLLNDALAPAHFAHPRANRAIHFAHARVHYEFRRGQRRTIGFTVGAEGLSVRAPRWTPVHEVEAALREKERWIVAKLGEARERHQRIESNRIEWKPGATLPFLGQSVTLVLDPRQRHGRGGAVLVESDADAPDAPDAPDAPRLALHVGLPHTATPEQWRDTTQAWLMRQARRVFTARLDHFAPQLGVRWQRMSLSSAGTRWGSASADGSIRLNWRLIHFRESVIDYVVVHELAHLREMNHSPRFWQHVESVLPDYAERRGQLRDEAVPRW; translated from the coding sequence ATGGCCATGCGGCAGCTGGTGCTGGACCTGTTCGGCGTCGCGCCGGCCGCCCATCCCTCTGAAGAAAAAACGCCTCCAGCGCTTGCTGAACAAACGCAAGCAGCTACTCAATCAATAGCAAACGAGCCTGCGGTGCTGTTGAACGATGCGCTCGCGCCAGCCCATTTCGCCCACCCGCGCGCCAACCGCGCCATCCACTTCGCGCATGCGCGGGTGCACTACGAATTTCGGCGCGGCCAGCGGCGCACCATCGGTTTTACGGTCGGTGCCGAGGGCTTGAGCGTGCGTGCGCCACGCTGGACGCCGGTACACGAAGTCGAAGCCGCGCTGCGCGAAAAAGAGCGCTGGATCGTCGCCAAGCTGGGCGAGGCGCGCGAGCGGCATCAGCGCATCGAGTCCAACCGCATCGAATGGAAGCCCGGCGCCACGCTGCCTTTTCTGGGCCAGTCGGTGACCTTGGTGCTGGACCCGCGCCAGCGCCACGGCCGCGGCGGCGCGGTGCTGGTCGAATCCGATGCCGACGCGCCCGACGCGCCCGACGCGCCCGACGCGCCGCGGCTGGCCCTGCACGTCGGCCTGCCGCACACCGCCACGCCTGAGCAATGGCGCGATACCACGCAGGCCTGGCTGATGCGCCAGGCGCGCCGCGTGTTCACCGCGCGGCTGGACCACTTTGCGCCGCAACTGGGGGTGCGCTGGCAGCGCATGAGTCTGTCGTCGGCCGGCACGCGCTGGGGCAGCGCCAGCGCCGACGGCTCGATCCGCCTGAACTGGCGGCTGATCCACTTTCGTGAATCGGTGATCGACTATGTGGTGGTGCACGAGCTGGCCCACCTGCGCGAGATGAACCACAGCCCGCGCTTCTGGCAGCACGTGGAAAGCGTGCTGCCCGACTACGCCGAGCGGCGCGGCCAGTTGCGCGACGAAGCGGTGCCGCGTTGGTGA